In Nocardia sputorum, a single genomic region encodes these proteins:
- a CDS encoding SAM-dependent methyltransferase, translating to MPEDHSPLIRTDIPHSARIWNYWMGGKDYYEIDRIAGDAGIEVDPDITTMAVQSRQFLIRAVRYLAGEVGIRQFLDIGTGLPTMQNTHEVAQSVAPESRIVYVDNDPLVLTHARALLTSTTPEGVTTYIDADYHDPERIINDAKHVLNFNEPIAVMFMGVLGHAKSYDELLRIVHTVLDAVPSGSHLVMWDGTDDSKAYVTLCENYTGTGGTPYVPRPQAQIKAVFDGLELVEPGFVSITQWRAGDAEVGESRPISAYGAVARKP from the coding sequence ATGCCCGAAGACCACAGCCCTCTCATCCGGACCGACATCCCCCACTCCGCGCGCATCTGGAACTACTGGATGGGCGGCAAGGACTACTACGAGATCGACCGCATCGCAGGCGATGCCGGCATCGAAGTCGATCCGGACATCACCACCATGGCCGTACAGTCGCGCCAGTTCCTGATCCGCGCCGTGCGCTACCTCGCCGGCGAGGTCGGCATCCGCCAGTTCCTCGATATCGGGACCGGCCTGCCCACCATGCAGAACACCCACGAGGTCGCCCAGAGCGTGGCGCCGGAGTCCCGGATCGTCTACGTGGACAACGACCCCTTGGTGCTCACGCACGCGCGTGCGCTGCTCACCTCCACCACACCGGAAGGCGTCACCACCTACATCGATGCCGACTACCACGATCCCGAGCGGATCATCAACGACGCCAAGCACGTGCTTAACTTCAACGAGCCGATCGCCGTGATGTTCATGGGCGTGCTCGGCCACGCCAAGAGCTACGACGAACTGCTGCGGATCGTGCACACGGTGCTCGACGCCGTGCCCTCGGGCAGCCATCTGGTGATGTGGGACGGCACCGACGACAGCAAGGCGTACGTCACCCTGTGCGAGAACTACACCGGCACCGGCGGCACTCCTTATGTCCCCCGCCCGCAAGCGCAGATCAAGGCGGTCTTCGACGGCCTGGAGCTGGTGGAGCCGGGCTTCGTGTCCATCACGCAGTGGCGCGCGGGCGACGCGGAGGTGGGCGAGTCCCGGCCGATCTCCGCCTACGGCGCGGTCGCTCGCAAGCCGTAA
- a CDS encoding PucR family transcriptional regulator: MTYSALDLSTDSSDPVLEIGGQPASVPLQNTDSVASHMVGYFENVMAPCRTLPGEQLRGDVTKLTRSCLNLAAEMFDRRTVPDERQLGPVRAAAARWAREGVPLSTILRAYHEGLRMAFGLVTAPAEADDVEEVLVAADLLLELLEAITAAVSDAYVDEQHLVAKEHQTAAQTLASALLSGRGSSALARQTGIPIAESYQVVALSIPEHPDERDPRVDGNVAARRKLRRLQSELATVFASRALALLSAKGGTLLIPLGEEAETTLTAATLELLADAAEVPLTATVVPTDTDQIPESADQAHELLNLVRVGVRPPGLYQMSDLAVEYQLTRSGPATRRIATILDPLDAHPELFDTMRAYLGNDMNRQLTARQLYVHPNTVDYRLRRIAQLTSIDLATSAGISQAAIALLARDLDRSVARRL, encoded by the coding sequence ATGACCTACTCCGCGTTGGATCTGTCCACCGACTCGTCCGACCCGGTGCTGGAAATCGGCGGACAGCCGGCTTCGGTGCCCCTGCAGAACACCGACAGCGTGGCCTCGCACATGGTCGGATACTTCGAGAACGTCATGGCTCCCTGCCGCACCCTGCCCGGCGAGCAATTACGCGGGGACGTCACGAAACTCACCCGCAGCTGCCTGAACCTCGCCGCCGAGATGTTCGACCGCCGCACCGTGCCGGACGAACGCCAGCTCGGCCCGGTACGCGCGGCGGCCGCCCGCTGGGCGCGGGAAGGCGTGCCGCTGAGCACCATCCTGCGCGCCTACCACGAAGGACTGCGCATGGCCTTCGGTCTGGTCACCGCGCCGGCCGAGGCCGACGACGTGGAGGAGGTCCTGGTCGCCGCCGATCTACTGCTCGAACTGCTCGAGGCGATCACCGCGGCGGTGTCCGACGCCTACGTCGACGAGCAGCACCTGGTCGCCAAGGAGCACCAGACGGCGGCGCAGACGCTCGCCTCGGCGCTGCTCAGCGGTCGCGGCAGCTCGGCTCTGGCACGGCAGACCGGCATCCCGATCGCGGAGTCCTATCAGGTTGTCGCCCTGTCCATTCCGGAGCATCCGGACGAACGCGACCCGCGCGTCGACGGAAACGTCGCGGCACGCCGCAAGTTGCGACGGCTGCAGTCCGAGCTGGCCACCGTGTTCGCCTCCCGCGCGCTCGCCCTGCTCAGCGCCAAGGGCGGCACACTGCTCATCCCGCTGGGCGAGGAGGCCGAGACCACCCTCACGGCCGCGACGCTCGAGCTGCTGGCCGACGCCGCCGAGGTCCCGCTCACCGCGACCGTCGTGCCGACCGACACCGATCAGATCCCCGAATCCGCCGACCAGGCGCACGAGCTGCTCAACCTCGTGCGCGTCGGCGTCCGGCCACCCGGTCTCTACCAGATGTCGGATCTGGCGGTGGAATACCAGCTCACCCGCAGCGGCCCGGCCACCCGGCGGATCGCGACCATCCTCGACCCGCTCGACGCCCATCCCGAGCTGTTCGACACCATGCGCGCGTATCTCGGCAACGACATGAACCGGCAGCTCACCGCCCGCCAGCTCTACGTGCACCCGAACACCGTCGACTACCGCCTGCGCCGCATCGCCCAATTGACCTCGATCGATCTGGCGACCTCGGCGGGCATCTCCCAGGCGGCGATCGCCCTGCTGGCCCGGGATCTGGACCGCAGTGTCGCGCGCCGCCTCTGA
- a CDS encoding putative quinol monooxygenase, giving the protein MKIRPGSRAEFLAAISRSADASVRTEPGCLRFDVCADRVDPHRFFLYQLYTDDEAAEAHRFTEHFLAWRAAADQFVEPGTQIDYSTDVLFGRD; this is encoded by the coding sequence ATGAAGATCCGCCCCGGCTCCCGCGCCGAGTTCCTGGCGGCCATATCCCGCAGCGCCGACGCCTCCGTACGGACCGAGCCCGGCTGTCTGCGCTTCGACGTCTGCGCAGATCGGGTGGACCCGCACCGCTTCTTCCTGTACCAGCTCTACACCGACGACGAGGCGGCGGAAGCGCATCGTTTCACCGAACATTTCCTCGCCTGGCGGGCCGCGGCGGACCAATTCGTCGAGCCCGGTACACAGATCGACTACAGCACGGACGTTCTCTTCGGCCGCGACTGA
- a CDS encoding DUF397 domain-containing protein encodes MSDTSTNEIVGTWRKSSFSNASGNCVEVAETANGQVAVRNSRDPEGGVLIYTRPEIDAFVRGAKAGEFDYLTS; translated from the coding sequence ATGTCGGATACATCCACCAACGAGATCGTCGGAACTTGGCGCAAGAGTTCCTTCAGTAATGCGAGCGGCAACTGCGTCGAGGTGGCCGAAACGGCCAACGGCCAGGTAGCAGTGCGTAACTCGCGGGACCCGGAAGGCGGGGTCCTGATCTACACCCGTCCGGAGATCGATGCGTTCGTCCGTGGCGCGAAGGCCGGGGAGTTCGACTATTTGACTAGCTGA
- a CDS encoding helix-turn-helix domain-containing protein yields MIAEPDDDGHVQSVVAERGPTVLRIALGGQLRKLREKRNITREAAGEAIRGSHAKISRLELGRTGFKERDIRDLLTLYGVHDPEERESFLELARQANEPGWWHRYSDLLPHWFGTYLGLEQAASKIRTYESHLVPGLLQTPEYARAVVALGYEDGDMDRRVAVRQRRQEILFRPDPPVVWAVLDEAALVRPVGGPQVHREQMLHLVRLAKLPNVTIQVLPFTAGEHAAAGSSFSILRFAEQELPDIVYLEQLTSALYLERRQDLALYLSVMDRLSVQAERPEKSIEIMQKYADGH; encoded by the coding sequence ATGATCGCTGAACCCGATGACGATGGTCATGTGCAATCCGTTGTCGCGGAACGTGGTCCGACCGTGCTACGCATCGCATTGGGCGGCCAGCTGCGCAAGCTCCGGGAGAAGAGGAACATCACCCGCGAGGCGGCAGGCGAGGCGATCCGCGGATCGCACGCCAAGATCAGTCGTCTCGAACTGGGCCGTACCGGCTTCAAAGAACGTGACATCCGCGACCTGCTGACCCTGTACGGCGTCCACGATCCGGAGGAGCGCGAGTCGTTCCTCGAACTGGCCAGGCAGGCCAACGAGCCCGGCTGGTGGCATCGCTACAGCGACTTGCTGCCCCACTGGTTCGGTACTTACCTGGGTCTGGAGCAGGCCGCGAGCAAGATCCGCACCTACGAGTCGCATCTTGTTCCCGGCCTGCTGCAAACACCCGAATACGCCAGGGCCGTCGTGGCGCTCGGGTACGAGGACGGCGACATGGATCGGCGGGTCGCGGTACGTCAGCGCAGGCAGGAGATCCTCTTCCGCCCGGACCCGCCGGTGGTCTGGGCAGTGCTCGACGAAGCCGCGCTGGTGCGGCCCGTCGGCGGCCCGCAGGTGCATCGAGAGCAGATGCTGCACCTGGTCCGGCTGGCGAAGCTCCCGAACGTGACGATCCAGGTGCTGCCGTTCACCGCGGGTGAGCACGCCGCGGCGGGGAGTTCTTTCAGCATCCTGCGCTTCGCCGAGCAGGAACTGCCGGACATCGTGTACCTCGAACAATTGACCAGCGCGCTGTATCTCGAGCGGAGGCAGGATCTGGCGCTGTACCTGTCGGTGATGGACCGGCTCAGCGTGCAGGCCGAGCGTCCGGAAAAGTCGATCGAGATCATGCAGAAGTACGCCGACGGGCACTGA
- a CDS encoding CBS domain-containing protein, whose protein sequence is MRISEILRRKGSDVATVAPETTVRALLATLAERNIGAVVVSPDGATIAGIVSERDVVRSLHARGAELLDTPVSAIMTAAVRTCAPEDRVDGLRRTMTEHRIRHLPVVDAGRLVGIVSIGDVVKSAISELATEREHLVDYLQGRY, encoded by the coding sequence ATGCGAATTTCGGAGATCCTGCGCAGGAAGGGCAGCGACGTGGCCACGGTCGCGCCCGAGACTACGGTACGCGCGCTGCTGGCCACCCTGGCCGAGCGGAACATCGGCGCGGTCGTCGTCTCTCCCGATGGGGCCACGATCGCGGGCATCGTCTCCGAGCGCGACGTGGTGCGCAGTCTGCACGCCCGCGGCGCGGAGCTGCTGGACACGCCGGTCTCGGCGATCATGACCGCCGCGGTGCGCACCTGCGCGCCGGAGGACCGGGTCGACGGACTGCGCCGCACCATGACCGAGCACCGCATCCGGCATCTGCCGGTCGTGGACGCGGGCAGGCTGGTCGGCATCGTCAGCATCGGCGACGTGGTCAAGAGCGCGATCTCCGAATTGGCGACCGAGCGCGAACACCTCGTCGACTACCTGCAGGGCAGGTACTAG
- a CDS encoding lipase family protein has product MVGAAGVVVSVTVALAGPAGARVGEAPGTVTDLMELAGRLHVEGATTAERLTYWSRGPRGPMQSTGVLYLPEGTPPEGGWPIVAYAHGTSGIADECAFTLRPRDYYLTSVYPDLLRAGYAVVISDYVGLGTPGVHPYLDGPAQARSIIDGVRAARAVAPTLGTRWAVFGQSQGGHAALFTAHLAPGDAPELDLRGAAATGTPSNLDAVFPLAGPWLPRLPLQKTTTYFAMLLAGLRAGAPELDIDSYLTPVGRDVLRVVEQDCATEADAQVSGIGIGAMLSRPLDDPALLAAVRAMLKVPTSGYTVPLYLGQGLTDLEVPAPLTLELIAELRSSGTDLRVGWYPGDHLGAAREAFPDALAFLQGVLDRP; this is encoded by the coding sequence ATGGTGGGGGCGGCAGGCGTCGTGGTCTCGGTGACGGTCGCCTTGGCCGGGCCCGCGGGCGCCCGGGTGGGCGAAGCGCCCGGCACCGTGACGGATCTGATGGAGCTGGCGGGGCGGCTGCATGTGGAGGGGGCCACGACCGCCGAACGGCTGACGTATTGGTCGCGTGGCCCGCGCGGGCCGATGCAGAGCACCGGGGTGCTGTACCTGCCCGAAGGCACTCCGCCGGAGGGCGGTTGGCCGATCGTCGCCTACGCGCACGGCACCTCCGGGATCGCCGACGAATGCGCGTTCACGCTGCGACCACGGGACTACTACCTGACATCGGTGTACCCGGACCTGCTGCGCGCCGGATACGCGGTCGTGATCTCCGACTATGTCGGACTCGGCACCCCCGGCGTGCATCCCTATCTGGACGGCCCCGCCCAGGCCCGCAGCATCATCGACGGCGTGCGCGCCGCGCGGGCGGTCGCCCCCACACTGGGTACGCGCTGGGCGGTGTTCGGTCAGTCGCAGGGTGGGCACGCGGCGTTGTTCACTGCCCACCTCGCACCCGGCGACGCCCCGGAACTCGATCTGCGCGGTGCTGCCGCGACCGGCACGCCGTCGAATCTGGACGCGGTGTTCCCGCTGGCCGGCCCCTGGTTGCCGCGGCTGCCGTTGCAGAAGACGACGACTTACTTCGCCATGCTGCTGGCCGGATTGCGGGCCGGCGCGCCCGAGCTGGACATCGACAGCTATCTGACGCCGGTGGGCCGGGACGTGCTGCGCGTCGTGGAGCAGGACTGCGCCACCGAGGCGGACGCCCAGGTGTCCGGGATCGGCATCGGCGCCATGCTGTCGCGGCCGCTGGACGACCCCGCCCTGCTGGCCGCGGTGCGCGCGATGTTGAAGGTGCCGACGAGCGGCTACACCGTGCCGCTGTATCTCGGTCAAGGCCTCACCGATCTGGAAGTGCCCGCGCCCCTGACGCTCGAGCTGATCGCGGAACTGCGCTCTTCCGGCACCGATCTGCGGGTGGGCTGGTATCCCGGCGATCATCTGGGTGCGGCGCGGGAAGCGTTCCCCGACGCGCTCGCGTTCCTCCAGGGTGTGCTCGACCGGCCCTGA
- a CDS encoding DUF2599 domain-containing protein encodes MAQRYPQGLRTRRRAAVLLAAGLLPATVACGADASGPPAGPTTTTSSAALSPVSTPLAAIPSVDPYAGQPLIDHVTWTETIDGPRLLVFPTQAGRRTTFPGSDERAWQEVVDRSADAEAPGMRDQFVCHWAWARLVQPDKPSWNLEPWRPAVGYQATVEARCNPGGPER; translated from the coding sequence GTGGCGCAGCGGTACCCGCAGGGCCTCCGCACCCGGCGGCGCGCGGCCGTTCTGCTCGCGGCCGGCCTGCTACCCGCGACGGTCGCCTGCGGAGCCGACGCGTCCGGGCCTCCGGCGGGCCCGACGACCACGACCTCCAGCGCGGCGCTGTCGCCGGTCTCCACGCCACTGGCCGCCATCCCGTCCGTCGACCCATACGCGGGGCAGCCGCTGATCGATCACGTCACCTGGACCGAGACGATCGACGGGCCGCGACTGCTCGTCTTTCCCACGCAGGCCGGTCGGCGGACCACCTTTCCCGGCTCGGACGAACGGGCGTGGCAGGAGGTCGTCGACCGGTCGGCGGACGCCGAGGCTCCCGGCATGCGCGATCAGTTCGTCTGCCATTGGGCGTGGGCGCGGCTGGTCCAGCCGGACAAGCCGAGCTGGAACCTGGAACCGTGGCGCCCTGCGGTCGGCTACCAGGCCACCGTCGAGGCGCGCTGTAATCCCGGCGGCCCCGAGCGCTGA
- a CDS encoding pyridoxamine 5'-phosphate oxidase family protein, with protein sequence MPLTVQERQEFLAQPHVAAFSVAAGPARGPLTVPIWYQYRPGGEVWLLTGPESQKMRYLRETGRFSLMVQQVEPTVRYVSVEGPVVRTAPMTEELHREMAARYLPAESVDAYLKAAEAYGEQVAVYLRPEHWLSADLGDPSTL encoded by the coding sequence ATGCCTCTGACCGTGCAAGAGCGTCAAGAGTTCCTCGCGCAGCCGCATGTCGCGGCATTCTCGGTGGCCGCCGGCCCCGCGCGCGGCCCGCTCACCGTCCCGATCTGGTATCAGTACCGCCCCGGGGGCGAGGTATGGCTCCTGACCGGACCGGAGTCGCAGAAGATGCGCTACCTCCGGGAGACCGGTCGTTTCAGTCTGATGGTGCAGCAGGTCGAGCCCACGGTGCGGTACGTGAGCGTGGAGGGCCCGGTCGTCCGGACCGCCCCGATGACCGAGGAGCTGCACCGCGAGATGGCCGCGCGGTACCTGCCGGCCGAATCGGTGGACGCCTACCTGAAGGCGGCCGAGGCCTACGGTGAGCAGGTCGCCGTCTACCTGCGGCCGGAGCACTGGCTGTCGGCCGATCTGGGCGACCCGAGCACGCTCTAG